The following coding sequences are from one Delphinus delphis chromosome 19, mDelDel1.2, whole genome shotgun sequence window:
- the PVALEF gene encoding parvalbumin-like EF-hand-containing protein yields the protein MDEDFSSQMKKMALAMGTSLSDKDIDLLPTDMRHHGSFNYIKFFEYMQKFPASGQQESVIRKAFQTLDKDKSGFIEWNEIKYILHIIPSSGPTTPLTDEEAEAVIQAADTDGDGRIDFEEFSELIKKENIAKK from the exons ATGGACGAGGACTTCTCCTCCCAGATGAAGAAGATGGCCTTGGCCATGGGCACATCCCTGTCAGACAAGGACATAGACCTGCTGCCCACCGACATGAGGCACCATG GCTCCTTCAACTACATCAAGTTCTTCGAGTACATGCAGAAGTTCCCGGCCTCGGGGCAGCAGGAGAGTGTCATCCGCAAGGCCTTCCAGACCCTGGACAAGGACAAGAGCGGCTTCATCGAGTGGAATGAGATCAA GTACATCCTGCACATCATCCCCAGCAGCGGGCCCACCACCCCACTGACGGACGAGGAGGCTGAGGCCGTGATCCAAGCAGCCGACACGGATGGGGACGGGAGGATTGACTTTGAAG AATTTTCTGAATTGATCAAAAAGGAGAACATTGCAAAGAAGTAG